One genomic window of Streptomyces spiramyceticus includes the following:
- a CDS encoding helix-turn-helix domain-containing protein, whose amino-acid sequence MADDYLVRIGKLIRDARQHRGWTQTQLADALGTSQSAVNRIERGNQNISLEMIARIGEALDSEIVSLGYAGPMHLRVVGGRRLSGSIDVKTSKNACVALLCASLLNKGRTVLRRVARIEEVYRLLEVLSSIGVRVRWINDGKDLEIVPPARLDMDSMDAEAARRTRSIIMFLGPLLHRMDHFRLPYAGGCDLGTRTVEPHMIALRRFGLDITATEGIYHAVVEPATGPGRPIVLTERGDTVTENALLAAARHDGVSVIRNASSNYMVQDLCFFLEALGVRVDGVGTTTLTVHGVPNIDVDVDYSPSEDPVEAMSLLAAAVVTGSELTIRRVPIEFLEIELAVLEEMGLDHDRTSEYAADNGHTRLVDLTVRPSKLEAPIDKIHPMPFPGLNIDNVPFFAAIAAVAQGQTLIHDWVYDNRAIYLTDLNRLGGRLQLLDPHRVLVEGPTRWRAAEMMCPPALRPAVVVLLAMMAAEGTSVLRNVYVINRGYEDLAERLNSVGAQIEIFRDI is encoded by the coding sequence ATGGCAGACGACTATCTCGTACGCATCGGCAAGCTCATCCGTGACGCCCGTCAGCATCGGGGCTGGACACAGACACAGCTTGCCGATGCACTCGGTACCAGCCAGAGTGCCGTGAACCGCATCGAGCGGGGCAACCAGAACATCAGCCTTGAGATGATCGCCCGTATCGGTGAGGCTCTCGACAGTGAAATCGTCTCTCTCGGGTACGCGGGACCGATGCATCTGCGAGTGGTCGGCGGGCGACGCCTCTCCGGCTCGATCGACGTGAAGACGAGCAAGAACGCGTGCGTGGCGCTGCTGTGCGCCTCGCTCCTCAACAAGGGCCGCACCGTGCTGCGGCGGGTGGCGCGCATCGAGGAGGTGTACCGCCTTCTGGAAGTGCTGAGTTCCATCGGCGTACGCGTCCGCTGGATCAACGACGGCAAGGACCTGGAGATCGTGCCGCCCGCCCGTCTCGACATGGACTCCATGGACGCGGAGGCGGCGCGCAGGACGCGGAGCATCATCATGTTCCTCGGCCCGCTGCTGCACCGGATGGACCACTTCAGGCTCCCGTACGCGGGCGGCTGCGACCTCGGCACCCGGACCGTCGAGCCGCACATGATCGCGCTGCGCCGTTTCGGCCTGGACATCACGGCGACGGAGGGGATTTACCATGCGGTGGTGGAGCCGGCGACCGGGCCCGGCCGGCCGATCGTGCTGACCGAGCGCGGCGACACGGTGACCGAGAACGCGCTGCTCGCGGCTGCGCGGCACGACGGCGTGAGCGTGATCCGTAACGCCTCGTCCAACTACATGGTCCAGGACCTGTGCTTCTTCCTGGAGGCGCTGGGCGTACGGGTCGACGGCGTCGGGACGACCACCCTCACCGTGCACGGCGTGCCGAACATCGACGTGGACGTCGACTACTCGCCCTCGGAGGACCCGGTCGAGGCGATGAGCCTGCTCGCCGCGGCCGTCGTGACGGGCTCCGAGCTGACGATCCGTCGGGTGCCGATCGAGTTCCTGGAGATCGAGCTCGCGGTGCTGGAGGAGATGGGCCTCGACCACGACCGCACCTCCGAGTACGCCGCGGACAACGGGCATACGCGCCTGGTGGATCTCACCGTACGGCCGTCCAAGCTGGAGGCGCCGATCGACAAGATCCACCCGATGCCGTTCCCCGGGCTGAACATCGACAACGTGCCGTTCTTCGCGGCGATCGCGGCGGTCGCCCAGGGCCAGACCCTGATCCACGACTGGGTGTACGACAACCGCGCGATCTACCTGACCGACCTCAACCGCCTCGGCGGCCGCCTCCAGCTCCTCGACCCGCACCGCGTCCTGGTGGAGGGCCCGACGCGCTGGCGGGCCGCCGAAATGATGTGCCCGCCGGCGCTGCGGCCCGCGGTGGTCGTGCTGCTGGCGATGATGGCGGCGGAGGGTACGTCCGTACTGCGCAACGTCTATGTGATCAACCGGGGTTACGAGGACCTGGCGGAACGCCTCAACTCGGTGGGCGCGCAGATCGAGATCTTCCGCGACATCTGA
- a CDS encoding helix-turn-helix transcriptional regulator, giving the protein MPAQPLLVPSAAPASPGAVRTAFLTVKDAAEYLGLSPHTLYVWRHRRQGPPSFRMGPRGRVMYRLEALVAWVREQEKADSRSNTVLNPLNARPQERSTRFPSA; this is encoded by the coding sequence ATGCCTGCGCAACCGTTGCTTGTCCCTTCCGCTGCTCCCGCTTCCCCGGGCGCCGTACGCACGGCGTTCCTGACTGTGAAGGACGCCGCCGAATATCTCGGCCTCTCACCCCACACCCTCTACGTCTGGCGCCACCGGCGGCAGGGACCGCCGAGCTTCCGCATGGGTCCACGCGGCCGCGTCATGTACAGGCTGGAAGCCCTCGTCGCCTGGGTCCGCGAGCAGGAGAAGGCCGACTCGCGGTCCAACACGGTCCTGAACCCGCTGAACGCCCGTCCCCAGGAGCGGTCCACCCGCTTCCCCAGCGCCTGA
- a CDS encoding tyrosine-type recombinase/integrase — MYGKCTRYRVKGIPGVKDRSFDTLQDAKTWLAQAQTDARRGEFVDPRDGAISLKDYIETHWWPTQSGDPSTIERIEQRVRRHILPHLGAQPLNGVGTETLRNWKKRLEKDLGPTSIRLVWATLSSLLQAAVEDRRLARNPCRSSTVGPPAAAPGRVEAWPPERVLAVRAAMPERYRVLVEIGAGLGLRQGEALGLSVEDIDFAKEVVHVRRQVKMVRAKLCFALPKGRKVRDVPLPKSVARAIQRHMELFAPVPVTLPWDDPRPPETPVEAKHRRPRTYSLLVTGRERKAINRNFFNSYVWKPALAGAGVIAPLQESTPDGSRVWEPSREHGFHALRHFYASEELEAGESVVSLARWLGHSDPGFTLRKYSHFLPRAGARGTAAIDAVFA; from the coding sequence ATGTACGGCAAGTGCACCCGCTACCGCGTCAAGGGAATCCCCGGCGTCAAGGACCGCTCGTTCGACACCCTCCAGGACGCCAAGACCTGGCTCGCCCAAGCTCAGACTGACGCGCGCCGAGGTGAGTTCGTCGATCCGCGCGACGGGGCCATCTCCCTCAAGGACTACATCGAGACGCACTGGTGGCCCACCCAGAGCGGAGACCCCTCCACCATCGAGCGCATCGAGCAGCGGGTGCGTCGGCACATCCTTCCGCATCTCGGTGCCCAGCCGCTGAACGGCGTGGGCACGGAGACGCTGCGCAATTGGAAGAAGCGGCTGGAGAAGGACCTCGGCCCGACCTCGATCCGTCTTGTCTGGGCGACGCTGTCCAGCCTCCTCCAGGCCGCCGTCGAGGACCGCCGACTCGCACGCAATCCGTGCCGCTCCAGCACGGTCGGTCCGCCGGCTGCCGCACCCGGCAGGGTCGAGGCGTGGCCGCCCGAGCGTGTGCTGGCCGTCCGCGCAGCCATGCCGGAACGCTACCGGGTCCTTGTAGAGATCGGAGCCGGCCTGGGACTTCGGCAAGGGGAGGCGCTCGGGCTGAGTGTGGAGGACATCGACTTCGCCAAGGAAGTCGTCCATGTCCGGCGCCAGGTGAAGATGGTGCGAGCGAAGCTGTGCTTTGCGCTCCCCAAGGGCCGCAAGGTCCGAGACGTGCCCCTGCCCAAAAGCGTGGCCCGAGCCATCCAGCGGCACATGGAGCTCTTCGCACCAGTGCCGGTCACCTTGCCCTGGGACGACCCGCGTCCCCCAGAGACGCCTGTGGAAGCCAAACACCGTCGGCCGAGGACGTACAGCCTCCTGGTGACGGGACGCGAGCGGAAGGCGATCAACCGGAATTTCTTCAACTCCTACGTCTGGAAGCCGGCCCTGGCCGGAGCAGGCGTGATCGCTCCGCTGCAGGAAAGCACCCCGGACGGGTCCCGAGTGTGGGAGCCGTCCCGGGAGCACGGCTTCCACGCCCTGCGCCACTTCTACGCCTCCGAGGAACTGGAGGCCGGCGAATCGGTCGTCTCCCTGGCACGATGGCTGGGACACTCCGACCCCGGATTCACCTTGCGGAAGTACTCCCACTTCCTACCCCGGGCGGGCGCACGGGGCACCGCCGCCATCGACGCGGTCTTCGCGTAG
- the acnA gene encoding aconitate hydratase AcnA translates to MSANSFDARSTLRVGDESYEIFKLDKVEGSARLPYSLKVLLENLLRTEDGANITADHIRAIGGWDSQAQPSQEIQFTPARVIMQDFTGVPCVVDLATMREAVKELGGDPAKINPLAPAELVIDHSVIADKFGTAAAFQQNVELEYGRNKERYQFLRWGQTAFDEFKVVPPGTGIVHQVNIEHLARTVMVRNGQAYPDTLVGTDSHTTMVNGLGVLGWGVGGIEAEAAMLGQPVSMLIPRVVGFKLTGELPAGTTATDLVLTITEMLRKHGVVGKFVEFYGEGVSATSLANRATIGNMSPEFGSTAAIFPIDDETLKYLRLTGRDEQQVALVEAYAKEQGLWLDPAAEPDFSEKLELDLSTVVPSIAGPKRPQDRIVLANAAQQFAMDVRNYVEDDEEAGKESFPASDSPAEHNGVPTRPTLVTAPDGSTYEIDHGAVTVAAITSCTNTSNPYVMVAAALVAKKAVEKGLTRKPWVKTTLAPGSKVVTDYFDKAGLTPYLDKVGFNLVGYGCTTCIGNSGPLPEEVSKAVNDNDLAVTSVLSGNRNFEGRINPDVKMNYLASPPLVVAYAIAGSMKVDITKDALGVDTEGKPVYLTDIWPSEAEVNDVVANAIGEDMFNKSYQDVFAGDAQWQALPIPTGNTFEWDAESTYVRKPPYFEGMTMETTPVSDIAGARVLAKLGDSVTTDHISPAGAIKADTPAGKYLTEHGVERRDFNSYGSRRGNHEVMIRGTFANIRLRNQIAPGTEGGFTRDFTRSDEGAPVSYIYDASQNYQAAGTPLVILAGKEYGSGSSRDWAAKGTALLGVKAVIAESYERIHRSNLIGMGVLPLQYPEGASALGLGLTGEETFEITGVTGLNDGGIPETLKVKAVKPSGETVEFDAKLRIDTPGEADYYRNGGILQYVLRSLIRK, encoded by the coding sequence GTGTCGGCGAACAGCTTCGACGCCCGCAGCACGCTGCGCGTGGGCGACGAGTCGTACGAGATCTTCAAGCTGGACAAGGTCGAGGGCTCCGCGCGCCTCCCTTACAGCCTGAAGGTGCTGCTGGAGAACCTGCTCCGCACCGAGGACGGCGCGAACATCACCGCCGACCACATCCGGGCGATCGGCGGCTGGGACTCCCAGGCCCAGCCCAGCCAGGAGATTCAGTTCACGCCCGCCCGCGTGATCATGCAGGACTTCACCGGCGTGCCCTGCGTCGTGGACCTCGCCACCATGCGCGAGGCCGTCAAGGAGCTCGGCGGCGACCCGGCGAAGATCAACCCGCTGGCCCCGGCCGAGCTGGTCATCGATCACTCCGTCATCGCCGACAAGTTCGGTACGGCCGCCGCCTTCCAGCAGAACGTCGAGCTGGAGTACGGCCGCAACAAGGAGCGCTACCAGTTCCTGCGCTGGGGCCAGACCGCCTTCGACGAGTTCAAGGTCGTCCCCCCGGGCACCGGCATCGTCCACCAGGTCAACATCGAGCACCTGGCGCGGACCGTCATGGTCCGCAACGGCCAGGCGTACCCCGACACCCTCGTCGGCACCGACTCGCACACCACCATGGTCAACGGCCTCGGCGTGCTCGGCTGGGGCGTCGGCGGCATCGAGGCCGAGGCCGCGATGCTCGGCCAGCCGGTCTCCATGCTCATCCCGCGCGTCGTCGGCTTCAAGCTCACCGGCGAGCTGCCGGCCGGCACCACCGCCACCGACCTCGTGCTGACCATCACCGAGATGCTCCGCAAGCACGGCGTCGTCGGCAAGTTCGTCGAGTTCTACGGTGAGGGCGTCTCCGCCACCTCCCTCGCGAACCGCGCCACCATCGGCAACATGTCGCCGGAGTTCGGCTCCACCGCCGCGATCTTCCCGATCGACGACGAGACCCTGAAGTACCTGCGCCTGACCGGCCGCGACGAGCAGCAGGTCGCGCTCGTCGAGGCGTACGCCAAGGAGCAGGGCCTCTGGCTCGACCCGGCCGCCGAGCCCGACTTCTCCGAGAAGCTCGAACTCGACCTGTCGACCGTCGTCCCGTCGATCGCCGGCCCGAAGCGTCCGCAGGACCGTATCGTCCTCGCCAACGCCGCCCAGCAGTTCGCCATGGACGTCCGCAACTACGTCGAGGACGACGAGGAGGCGGGCAAGGAGTCCTTCCCGGCCTCCGACTCGCCGGCCGAGCACAACGGCGTACCGACCCGGCCGACCCTGGTCACCGCCCCCGACGGTTCGACGTACGAGATCGACCACGGCGCCGTGACGGTCGCGGCCATCACGTCCTGCACCAACACCTCGAACCCGTACGTCATGGTCGCCGCCGCGCTGGTGGCCAAGAAGGCGGTCGAGAAGGGCCTGACCCGCAAGCCGTGGGTCAAGACCACGCTCGCCCCGGGTTCAAAGGTTGTTACGGACTACTTCGACAAGGCGGGGCTGACCCCCTACCTCGACAAGGTCGGCTTCAACCTCGTCGGCTACGGCTGCACCACCTGCATCGGCAACTCGGGGCCGCTGCCCGAGGAGGTCTCCAAGGCCGTCAACGACAACGACCTGGCCGTTACGTCGGTGCTCTCGGGCAACCGCAACTTCGAGGGCCGCATCAACCCCGACGTCAAGATGAACTACCTGGCCTCCCCGCCGCTGGTCGTCGCGTACGCCATCGCGGGCTCCATGAAGGTGGACATCACCAAGGACGCGCTCGGCGTCGACACCGAGGGCAAGCCGGTCTACCTCACGGACATCTGGCCCTCCGAGGCCGAGGTCAACGACGTCGTGGCGAACGCCATCGGCGAGGACATGTTCAACAAGTCCTACCAGGACGTCTTCGCGGGCGACGCCCAGTGGCAGGCGCTGCCGATCCCGACCGGCAACACCTTCGAGTGGGACGCCGAGTCGACGTACGTCCGCAAGCCCCCGTACTTCGAGGGCATGACGATGGAGACCACCCCGGTCTCCGACATCGCGGGCGCCCGCGTCCTCGCCAAGCTGGGCGACTCGGTCACGACCGACCACATCTCCCCGGCCGGTGCGATCAAGGCCGACACCCCGGCGGGCAAGTACCTGACCGAGCACGGTGTCGAGCGTCGTGACTTCAACTCCTACGGCTCGCGCCGTGGCAACCACGAGGTCATGATCCGCGGCACGTTCGCCAACATCCGCCTGCGCAACCAGATCGCGCCGGGCACCGAGGGCGGCTTCACCCGCGACTTCACCCGGTCCGATGAAGGTGCGCCGGTCTCGTACATCTACGACGCCTCGCAGAACTACCAGGCCGCCGGCACCCCGCTGGTCATCCTGGCGGGCAAGGAGTACGGCTCGGGCTCGTCCCGCGACTGGGCGGCCAAGGGCACCGCGCTGCTCGGCGTCAAGGCCGTCATCGCCGAGTCGTACGAGCGCATCCACCGCTCGAACCTCATCGGCATGGGCGTCCTGCCGCTCCAGTACCCGGAGGGCGCCTCGGCGCTCGGTCTGGGTCTGACCGGCGAGGAGACCTTCGAGATCACCGGCGTCACCGGCCTGAACGACGGCGGCATCCCGGAGACCCTGAAGGTCAAGGCCGTCAAGCCCTCGGGGGAGACGGTCGAGTTCGACGCGAAGCTGCGCATCGACACCCCCGGCGAGGCGGACTACTACCGCAACGGCGGCATCCTGCAGTACGTCCTGCGGTCGCTGATCCGCAAGTAG